The following are from one region of the Vanessa atalanta chromosome 5, ilVanAtal1.2, whole genome shotgun sequence genome:
- the LOC125064393 gene encoding elongation of very long chain fatty acids protein AAEL008004-like produces the protein MESAIQNIVKYYNFYFDEQTSPITRDWFLVGKPYQVISLLCFYFYFCTRLGPRFMKHRNPYDVSIFMKLYNIAQILLSIYIICEGTTYFLFYNFNMNCQGLDTDEDIARWMAREVWTYYMIKVSELLDTVLFVLRKSNRQITPLHLHHHMLMTLTAWFGSTYTPGGQGILIGYVNAFVHMIMYTYYFIAGCGDKYKKYLWWKKHVTELQLAQFIFLGLHSINSLFYECQYKLIYKLLTIFYTTFFIKSFGSFYYDNYIKKVK, from the exons ATGGAATCTGCCATACAAAATATTGTGAAGTATTACAACTTTTACTTCGATGAGCAAACTA GTCCAATAACGCGAGATTGGTTTCTAGTTGGAAAACCTTATCAAGTAATAAGTCTTTTGTGCTTCTACTTTTACTTCTGCACGCGCCTCGGTCCTCGTTTTATGAAACATAGGAATCCCTACGATGTGTCCatttttatgaaactttataatatagctCAAATACtcttaagtatatatataatatgcgag ggtACAacatattttctgttttataatttcaatatgaatTGCCAAGGATTAGACACTGATGAAGATATAGCACGATGG ATGGCTCGTGAGGTATGGACTTACTATATGATAAAAGTATCAGAATTATTGGATACTGTACTATTTGTCTTAAGAAAATCGAACAGACAGATAACGCCTCTCCATTTACACCATCACATGCTGATGACATTGACAGCGTGGTTCGGAAGTACATATACTCCag GTGGTCAAGGAATTTTGATAGGCTATGTTAACGCTTTTGTACATATGATCATGTACACGTACTATTTCATTGCTGGATGTGGTGACAAGTACAAAAAGTATCTGTGGTGGAAGAAACATGTGACGGAGCTGCAATTG gcACAATTCATTTTTCTGggattacatagtataaatagTTTGTTCTACGAATGtcaatataaactaatttacaagttattaacaatattttatacaacattcTTTATAAAAAGCTTTGGTTCGTTTtactatgataattatatcaAGAAAGTGAAATAA
- the LOC125064390 gene encoding elongation of very long chain fatty acids protein 1-like → MTTIINKLLVVYDILFDEIVDPRTKNWFLIGKPFQCIFILAVYLMFVLKWGPRFMKNRPSYNIDTIMIIYNAIQVICCAYIFIAGIIEAWGWKYKLFCEPVDYSNSKSALEVASITYYYFLLKILDLMDTVFFVLRKKYNQISFLHIYHHAGMVILIWGAVTYVPGGHGTLVGVINSFVHTVMYSYYLISVAMPKTKELLWIKKHVTQIQILQFFLCVVHMGSIAFMPNCEYPRWTAAVFLPQNLFILILFMDFYIKTYIKKPKTTIPVTKLEEESRESDVGCNNLKGKENHGSVQRIIKSEKIESKLI, encoded by the exons ATGacgacaattataaataaactgttaGTGGTATATGACATTCTGTTTGACGAAATAGTCG ATCCGAGGACGAAAAATTGGTTTTTAATAGGCAAGCCGTTTCAATGCATTTTTATCTTAGcggtttatttaatgtttgtattaaaatgGGGGCCTAGGTTCATGAAGAATCGTCCATCTTACAATATAGatacaataatgattatatataacgCAATACAAGTGATTTGCTGTGCCTATATATTTATTGCG GGAATAATAGAAGCATGGGGTTGGAAGTACAAATTGTTTTGCGAGCCTGTCGACTATTCGAATTCTAAATCAGCTTTAGAAGTAGCATCAATTACGTACTACtattttttactgaaaattTTGGATTTAATGGATACG GTATTCTTCGTTCTCAGGAAGAAGTATAATCAAATATCGTTCCTACATATTTACCATCACGCTGGAATGGTGATCCTCATTTGGGGTGCTGTTACATACGTGCctg GAGGCCATGGCACATTGGTTGGAGTAATAAATTCATTCGTACACACTGTGATGTATTCGTACTATTTAATAAGTGTTGCTATGCCAAAGACAAAGGAATTGTTGTGGATTAAGAAGCATGTGACACAAATTCAAATA TTACAGTTTTTCCTGTGTGTGGTGCACATGGGCAGTATAGCGTTTATGCCTAACTGCGAGTATCCCAGATGGACTGCCGCAGTCTTCCTTCCACAGAATTTATTCATTCTTATACTTTTTATGGACTTCTATATTAAGACATATATCAAAAAACCCAAAACGACCATTCCTGTTACGAAATTAGAAGAAGAATCACGTGAAAGTGATGTaggttgtaataatttaaaaggaaaagaaAACCACGGAAGTGTTCAGCGTATTATCAAATCGGAGAAAATAGAATCGAAGTTGATTTGA
- the LOC125064389 gene encoding elongation of very long chain fatty acids protein 7-like gives MSYLEKMDRYLDSLKVGKSAMVDSWFMMSSPMPILSVVVLYLLFIRIGPRVMKNRSPLRMNKLISYYNASQVVLATMICMKVFKLNLFRDGILYAGCRYPSNSQNPMLLDLGWWYFFAKFTELLDTVFFVLRKKDKQLTFLHVYHHVIMALYSWSYLKFAAGGEGAILALLNSIVHVVMYTYYLLSGLGPRFQKYLWWKKYVTKMQLIQFILMLSYCAWTYNSPRCQYATGFTYFISANVTIFLLLFLNFYSKSYKIKKESKKENTNTSNGFNKQNGVTEKCETKENGVCREENNDNPSIEEIPFEVNKACGDYIKDGKVFLTRRTAKATYGPEYDFDSIIKK, from the exons ATGAGTTATTTGGAAAAAATGGATCGCTACTTGGATTCCTTGAAAGTCGGCAAGA gtgCAATGGTAGATTCGTGGTTCATGATGTCGAGCCCAATGCCGATATTGTCTGTTGTGGTGCTGTACCTACTATTCATAAGGATCGGACCGAGGGTGATGAAGAACCGATCTCCGCTGCGGATGAATAAACTCATTAGCTATTACAACGCTTCGCAAGTCGTGCTTGCTACCATGATTTGTATGAAG gTGTTTAAGTTAAATCTCTTTAGAGATGGTATATTGTATGCAGGGTGTAGATATCCGTCCAACTCGCAAAATCCAATG CTACTAGATTTAGGCTGGTggtatttttttgcaaaattcACCGAACTTCTAGATACAGTATTCTTCGTGTTAAGAAAGAAAGATAAGCag CTGACTTTCCTCCACGTTTATCACCACGTGATCATGGCTCTGTACTCGTGGAGCTACCTTAAGTTTGCAGCTGGTGGGGAGGGAGCTATTCTTGCACTCTTGAACTCAATCGTCCATGTGGTTATGTACACTTATTATTTACTGTCAGGCTTGGGACCAAGGTTTCAAAAGTACTTATGGTGGAAGAAGTACGTTACTAAGATGCAActg ATTCAGTTCATATTGATGCTCTCCTACTGCGCTTGGACATACAACTCGCCTAGATGTCAATACGCTACTGGATTCACGTATTTCATATCCGCTAACGTTACTATTTTCCTTTTACTGTTCCTAAACTTTTATTCTAAGAGCTATAAGATTAAGAAAGAATCtaagaaagaaaatacaaatacttcAAACGGTTTTAATAAGCAAAATGGTGTGACAGAAAAGTGTGAAACGAAAGAAAATGGGGTCTGTCGAGaggaaaataatgataatcCGAGTATTGAAGAGATACCATTCGAAGTCAATAAAGCTTGCGGCGACTATATAAAAGATGGCAAAGTGTTCCTTACGAGGCGTACCGCTAAAGCAACATACGGACCGGAGTACGATTTCGacagcataataaaaaaatga